A single window of Flavobacterium aestivum DNA harbors:
- a CDS encoding PKD domain-containing protein — MSIFTRTTCDTIKTVNDSIKDEKNTVKKTTVNEVNVALLPPDATLIGTGSGTVYNGIPVFRNCSNPASADFSFRNGSTTTATNVSYKIVWGDGSPDFVTAAPWNVIQNHTYLRGTYNLVFTVVNNLGESTSKNYTVFVGANPEVSISNPGGNSICTNNQLSFKILGIANNSPSTVYKVTINDAVPPSVQFYNQPAPGVDFIDVTHTFVNTSCGTNSQVGNATYTDAFYASVEASNPCNVATGLIAPLYVSTAPVPNFTISTAVVPPSTVPINCTNTTIRFTNTSIGGSLASALGCNTNSKFVWTVSPATYTINGGTLGNDFGTSDTDLWDSGSSPLDLQFTAPGTYTITLKIGNACGTNQISKTICIESPLVPAFTLNTNSVCTTAPGNGDIIVNNTTDESKSCIPPTYSWSVIYTPSYCGTSSNWNFTGGTNSTSKNPSFHFINPGTYLLKLDAKNSCGTISTSQVVEVKQPPMVSINSINPMCSGYTIANPLNPTAVVNGCAPASSTLTYAWSFPGGTPASSTLANPTGITYPASTTTPVTYTVSLSVTNECGTTVATPQTFTIKPIPHVANTPPLEQTICSGTNSTKVDLIPDYVRTENTFSWTATATPGITGFLATSPGIAGDPATPVFEIPSQTISTTNTISGTVTYTITPWAFGCPGPTVDYVIKVDPLPYFTTQPVDNGLCQGGITNPLTVAVNVVPSSYQWYSNTVDNTTTGTIIVGANSSTYTPPNTFGTIYYYCTVTFAVGACTSITSETAKVEVKIVPTIDIQPLSTQNLCVGGVTPIPLTVHYINGAGAASYQWYTNSTNSNSGGTPITNANTDSLYAAAQASPGSYYNYVVITIAGNGCGILTSNTAEIVTVADPVFTSVIPLPNQEVCQSIAPASNASPWAVTVSGGLDQNGGTTGTFTYNYQWYLNNGSTPVSGANSASFTPPTNQVGTFSYSCDVTQSNNRGCNVTTPFAQVKVNPQATITVNPISESICVGGVFAPLNVSYTGSFGTPQYQWFSNMTASNTGGTLISGANTSSYTPTDITTPVKYYYCEISFPSGGCNPISSNFATLKVNQQTTIATQPTASQTLCVGGTGTLSVVPGNGAGTPTYQWYYNGSTNSNIGGSPIANSNSDSFTPPPFATIGTYYYYVTIQYSGNGCNLATSSVAQIIVVSDPAITQQPIASQIICKDALPLKVVATGGYVNGSYLYQWYSNTTNSNSGGVLIAGETLDTFTPPNEAPAENSSITKYFYCEIKQIGAGCGVTSNTAQVITYPQPKMDVQPQSSTICLGQAAPVLGVTSHDGVRVSGSPTYQWYSDSNGDYIGSTLITGETTASYTPPVSVVGTNYYYCVITFLGGCNSLFSNIATITVNPVPVIAPKTTATCNGVAFSITPVNGGSEIVPPRTVYTWSNPMISPAGTITGGSTQVTPQSNISQTLTNTSTSLATATYTVTPTSGASCVGATFTIVVTVKPSMYANEIITNSKCFQAHNGSISTNIAGGIPFGGATPYIVLWTGPNGFTSSATTISSLAPGIYHLNIKDNSGCANFDKDYTVTEPNDMLISTVTEKDITCFGDGNGAIDINVSGGTPPYVYVWTKNGATYPVTTQDLSNLTPGTYVVTVTDFNGCAPVNNPKTISFTITQPPVLAVSLVNQVNVKCYGDATGAITVNTIGGTPFPVGQYNYMWTGPNGFRSTNQNLSGLYAGVYDLIVSDKSNCQTSLRVTITQNSEIIIKATVTGLSCSGYNNGSIDLVVSGGIPPYQYSWSNFGSGSSQDNLAPGDYTVTVTDALLCVKKSTITVPVPPPFSINPVKTNISCFGSKDGSIALNISGGVSPVKVLWDDNPSAGSTRNNLAAGTYSVTVSDGAPCFIKESFVIVEPQQLVLTANLTNAFDCNNANSGAINLLVSGGTAPFTYAWSNGSTTEDLTNIPAGNYLVTVTDARGCKKQAEYVIYRQPPIVIAVETQTDFNCDTRYVHQTFVANVTGGVPPYKLSWSSGVVSGANNEIMNTNQNGAVTLSVVDGLGCPALYTFDVKIPELGYPSFLTSSYAFTTYGVYSVVDPILFTNTSNGDFISVAWNFGDGSVSNEINPKHSYVLAGEYLVSQMVTYPFGCVYTSTQKLSIEKGYELISPTAFTPNGDGINDFFTPQFLGMKLIQFEVYNTWGELVYSEEGETIRGWSGYVKNKLSENGNYYYKIKATTFYGTEILKEGPFTLLN, encoded by the coding sequence GTGTCAATTTTTACTAGAACAACTTGTGATACTATAAAAACGGTTAATGATAGTATTAAAGATGAAAAGAATACTGTAAAGAAAACAACTGTAAATGAGGTTAATGTTGCTTTATTGCCTCCAGATGCCACATTAATTGGGACAGGTTCAGGAACGGTATATAATGGAATTCCAGTTTTTAGAAATTGTTCAAATCCGGCTTCTGCTGATTTTTCTTTTAGAAATGGTTCTACAACAACAGCAACAAATGTAAGTTATAAAATAGTATGGGGTGATGGTTCTCCAGATTTTGTAACAGCTGCTCCTTGGAATGTCATACAAAATCATACTTATCTCAGAGGAACTTATAATTTGGTATTTACCGTAGTTAATAACTTAGGAGAATCTACGTCTAAAAATTATACCGTTTTTGTAGGTGCAAATCCAGAAGTTTCAATTAGTAATCCGGGGGGAAATTCTATTTGTACCAATAATCAGCTTTCTTTTAAAATTTTAGGAATAGCTAATAATTCCCCATCTACGGTTTATAAAGTAACTATAAATGATGCAGTTCCACCTAGTGTGCAATTTTACAATCAGCCTGCACCAGGAGTAGATTTTATAGATGTAACACATACTTTTGTAAATACTTCATGTGGGACGAATAGCCAAGTTGGTAATGCAACTTATACGGATGCGTTTTATGCATCTGTAGAGGCTTCTAACCCTTGTAATGTTGCGACAGGTTTGATTGCTCCGTTATATGTTTCGACAGCACCTGTACCTAATTTTACAATTTCGACAGCAGTAGTACCGCCAAGTACAGTACCAATAAATTGTACCAACACCACAATTCGATTCACTAATACTTCAATAGGAGGATCATTAGCAAGTGCACTGGGATGTAATACAAATTCTAAATTTGTTTGGACAGTTTCGCCTGCTACTTACACTATAAACGGAGGAACTTTGGGAAACGACTTTGGTACTTCTGATACAGATTTATGGGATTCTGGATCAAGTCCTTTGGATTTACAATTTACTGCACCGGGAACTTATACCATCACATTGAAAATTGGAAATGCTTGTGGTACGAATCAAATTTCGAAAACGATTTGTATTGAAAGTCCGTTAGTTCCCGCATTTACATTAAATACGAATTCGGTTTGTACTACAGCTCCTGGAAATGGCGATATCATTGTTAACAATACAACCGATGAAAGCAAATCGTGTATTCCGCCTACCTATAGTTGGTCAGTGATTTATACCCCTTCTTATTGTGGGACTTCTTCCAATTGGAATTTTACAGGAGGAACTAACAGTACATCCAAAAATCCTTCTTTTCATTTTATTAATCCGGGAACTTATTTGCTAAAATTAGATGCCAAAAATTCCTGTGGGACTATTTCAACATCTCAAGTTGTAGAGGTTAAACAGCCTCCAATGGTAAGTATAAATTCAATAAACCCAATGTGTAGCGGGTATACAATAGCGAATCCGTTAAATCCAACAGCAGTAGTTAATGGTTGTGCCCCAGCATCAAGTACTTTAACTTATGCCTGGAGTTTTCCGGGAGGAACACCAGCTTCTTCAACTTTAGCAAATCCTACAGGAATAACATATCCTGCAAGTACTACTACACCTGTTACTTATACAGTTTCTTTGAGTGTGACTAATGAGTGCGGAACTACAGTAGCTACACCACAAACTTTTACAATTAAGCCTATACCTCATGTAGCCAATACACCTCCATTAGAACAAACCATCTGCTCAGGTACCAATTCTACAAAGGTTGATTTAATCCCGGATTATGTTAGAACTGAAAATACTTTCAGTTGGACCGCTACTGCTACTCCAGGAATAACCGGTTTTCTAGCTACATCCCCAGGTATAGCAGGAGATCCGGCAACACCGGTATTTGAAATTCCATCACAAACTATTTCTACTACCAATACCATTTCAGGAACAGTTACTTATACTATAACTCCATGGGCATTTGGATGTCCGGGACCCACGGTAGATTATGTAATAAAAGTAGATCCTTTGCCTTATTTTACAACTCAACCAGTTGATAACGGTTTATGCCAAGGAGGTATAACAAATCCGTTAACAGTTGCGGTTAATGTAGTGCCAAGCAGCTACCAATGGTATTCGAATACAGTTGATAATACTACTACCGGAACTATAATTGTGGGTGCGAATAGTTCAACGTATACACCTCCAAATACTTTCGGAACAATCTATTATTATTGTACAGTAACATTTGCAGTAGGAGCTTGTACTAGTATAACATCCGAAACGGCAAAAGTAGAAGTGAAAATCGTTCCAACAATAGATATACAACCGCTTTCGACACAAAATTTGTGTGTTGGCGGAGTAACCCCAATACCATTGACGGTTCATTATATCAATGGTGCGGGTGCCGCAAGTTATCAGTGGTATACCAATTCAACTAATTCAAACAGTGGAGGAACACCAATTACAAACGCCAATACGGATAGTTTATATGCAGCTGCTCAAGCTTCACCGGGTTCTTATTATAATTATGTGGTGATTACGATTGCAGGAAATGGCTGCGGAATATTGACCAGTAATACGGCAGAGATTGTAACCGTTGCAGATCCTGTATTTACTTCGGTGATACCACTCCCGAATCAGGAAGTGTGCCAAAGTATTGCACCAGCCTCAAATGCATCTCCTTGGGCAGTTACCGTAAGTGGTGGATTGGATCAAAACGGAGGCACAACTGGCACTTTTACTTATAATTATCAATGGTATTTGAACAATGGTTCGACTCCGGTTAGTGGAGCGAATTCGGCTAGTTTTACTCCACCAACAAACCAAGTGGGAACTTTTTCCTATTCTTGTGATGTTACACAATCTAATAATAGAGGATGTAATGTGACAACTCCTTTTGCCCAAGTCAAAGTTAATCCTCAAGCCACAATTACGGTTAACCCAATTTCTGAGAGTATATGTGTTGGGGGAGTTTTTGCTCCTTTGAATGTTTCATATACAGGATCATTTGGTACACCACAGTACCAATGGTTTTCGAATATGACAGCTTCAAATACGGGTGGTACATTAATTTCGGGAGCAAATACTTCTAGTTATACTCCAACTGATATCACAACTCCAGTAAAATATTACTATTGCGAAATTTCTTTCCCATCTGGCGGATGTAACCCTATAAGCTCTAATTTTGCAACGCTAAAAGTCAATCAGCAAACCACAATTGCAACACAGCCTACAGCAAGTCAGACTCTTTGTGTAGGAGGAACAGGAACATTATCCGTAGTTCCCGGAAATGGCGCAGGAACGCCAACTTATCAATGGTATTATAATGGTTCGACAAATTCGAATATAGGAGGTAGTCCAATTGCTAATTCAAATAGTGATAGTTTTACACCTCCGCCATTTGCGACAATAGGAACATATTATTATTATGTTACCATTCAGTATAGCGGTAATGGTTGTAATCTAGCTACAAGTTCTGTTGCACAAATTATTGTAGTATCAGATCCAGCGATAACCCAACAACCCATTGCTAGTCAAATAATATGTAAAGATGCATTACCATTGAAGGTAGTTGCTACGGGTGGTTATGTAAACGGTTCCTATTTGTATCAATGGTATTCAAATACAACGAATTCAAATAGTGGTGGAGTTCTTATTGCTGGTGAGACTCTGGATACCTTTACTCCTCCAAATGAGGCACCGGCTGAGAACAGTTCAATAACAAAGTATTTTTATTGTGAAATAAAACAAATAGGGGCTGGTTGTGGTGTTACCAGTAACACAGCACAAGTGATAACTTATCCGCAACCTAAAATGGATGTGCAACCGCAATCCAGTACTATTTGTTTAGGACAAGCAGCTCCAGTTTTGGGAGTAACTTCTCATGATGGGGTACGTGTTTCAGGTTCGCCTACCTATCAATGGTATTCTGATTCGAACGGAGATTATATAGGAAGCACATTAATAACAGGAGAAACTACAGCTAGTTATACACCTCCAGTTAGTGTCGTTGGAACAAATTACTATTATTGTGTTATTACTTTTTTGGGTGGTTGTAATTCTCTTTTTTCGAATATAGCCACAATTACTGTAAATCCTGTGCCGGTAATTGCACCAAAAACAACAGCTACCTGTAATGGTGTCGCATTTAGTATCACACCTGTAAATGGAGGATCAGAAATTGTCCCTCCAAGAACTGTTTATACTTGGTCGAATCCAATGATAAGTCCAGCAGGAACTATAACTGGCGGTAGTACTCAAGTTACACCTCAATCTAATATAAGTCAGACTTTAACAAATACTTCTACCAGTTTAGCTACGGCGACTTATACTGTAACACCAACTTCGGGGGCATCATGTGTGGGAGCGACTTTTACGATTGTTGTAACTGTTAAACCATCTATGTATGCTAACGAAATAATTACTAATAGCAAATGTTTTCAGGCCCATAATGGTTCTATTAGTACCAATATAGCAGGAGGAATCCCTTTTGGAGGGGCAACACCTTATATTGTTTTATGGACAGGCCCCAATGGCTTTACATCTTCGGCTACAACAATTTCATCATTAGCTCCGGGGATTTATCATTTGAATATAAAAGACAATAGCGGCTGTGCCAATTTTGATAAAGATTATACTGTTACAGAACCCAATGACATGCTCATTAGTACTGTTACTGAAAAAGATATTACTTGTTTTGGTGACGGCAATGGTGCTATCGATATTAATGTTTCTGGAGGAACGCCGCCTTATGTGTATGTATGGACCAAAAATGGAGCCACTTATCCTGTAACGACTCAGGATTTGTCAAATTTAACTCCAGGGACGTATGTTGTCACCGTTACAGATTTTAATGGCTGTGCGCCTGTAAATAACCCAAAAACAATTTCTTTTACCATTACACAGCCACCTGTTTTGGCAGTAAGTTTAGTGAATCAAGTCAATGTAAAATGTTATGGAGATGCCACAGGAGCCATTACGGTTAATACAATTGGTGGGACTCCATTTCCGGTTGGGCAATACAATTATATGTGGACGGGACCAAATGGTTTTAGAAGTACAAATCAGAATTTATCAGGACTCTATGCAGGGGTTTATGATCTGATAGTTTCGGATAAATCAAATTGTCAAACGTCTTTAAGGGTTACGATAACTCAAAATAGCGAAATCATCATCAAAGCTACAGTAACTGGGTTGAGTTGTTCGGGATATAATAATGGATCTATAGATTTGGTAGTTTCAGGAGGAATTCCACCGTATCAGTATTCGTGGAGTAATTTTGGTAGCGGATCCTCACAGGACAATCTCGCTCCTGGAGATTATACGGTAACTGTTACCGATGCGCTACTTTGCGTAAAGAAGAGTACTATAACTGTGCCTGTTCCTCCGCCTTTCAGTATCAATCCGGTGAAGACAAATATATCTTGTTTTGGCTCTAAGGACGGAAGTATAGCACTAAATATAAGCGGGGGTGTATCTCCGGTAAAAGTACTTTGGGATGATAATCCTTCGGCAGGAAGTACCAGAAATAATTTGGCGGCCGGAACATATTCGGTTACGGTATCTGATGGCGCACCTTGTTTTATAAAAGAGTCTTTTGTAATTGTAGAACCTCAACAATTGGTGCTTACGGCTAATTTAACCAATGCCTTCGATTGTAATAATGCCAATAGTGGAGCCATAAATCTTTTGGTCTCAGGAGGTACTGCTCCTTTTACCTATGCTTGGTCAAATGGCAGTACAACTGAGGATTTAACCAATATACCAGCGGGAAATTATCTCGTAACGGTTACAGATGCAAGAGGATGTAAAAAGCAAGCCGAATATGTTATTTATAGACAGCCCCCAATTGTAATTGCAGTAGAAACCCAAACAGATTTTAATTGTGATACCCGTTATGTGCATCAAACTTTTGTGGCCAATGTAACTGGTGGGGTACCGCCCTATAAATTGTCTTGGTCTAGTGGAGTTGTTAGTGGGGCTAATAATGAAATTATGAATACCAACCAAAACGGAGCTGTAACACTTAGTGTAGTAGATGGTTTAGGGTGCCCAGCTCTTTATACTTTTGATGTGAAAATTCCAGAATTGGGCTATCCTAGTTTTTTAACCAGTTCATATGCCTTTACTACTTATGGGGTATATTCTGTGGTAGATCCTATCCTATTTACCAATACTTCTAATGGAGATTTTATAAGTGTGGCATGGAATTTTGGTGACGGAAGTGTTTCTAATGAAATAAACCCAAAGCATTCATATGTACTTGCCGGAGAGTATTTGGTTTCGCAAATGGTAACTTATCCTTTTGGGTGCGTTTATACTAGTACTCAAAAATTAAGTATCGAGAAAGGATATGAATTGATTTCTCCAACTGCGTTTACACCAAA
- a CDS encoding NADP-dependent glyceraldehyde-3-phosphate dehydrogenase, whose translation MNVIPQEFQITKPLIQDTYLVNGELKKWTGELTPVYSTISSTEKYEPTLLGSIPFMGEAEALEVAESARAAFNNGQGLWPTMKVVDRIKCMEKFVVQMKTTRTEVVKLLMWEIGKTLGDSEKEFDRTVEYINDTIESYKELHSSSAHFSKVQGINAMVRRGPLGVVLCLGPYNYPLNETFSLLIPALIMGNPVIFKPAKHGVLLISPLLEAFKSSFPKGVISIVYGRGREIASPIMRSGKVDILALIGNSKSAIALQDQHPNKNRLRLVLGLEAKNPAIILPDADLDLAIQECITGTLSFNGQRCTALKILYVHESIAEEFNRRFAAKVDALLYGNPWDKGVSLTPLPETEKPAYIQELIDDATSKGAQVINAKGGERTDNFIFPAVLFPINKDMRVYHEEQFGPVVPILTFKDIQEPLNDMAESNYGQQVSLFGKNIKTIAPLIDTLVNLVCRVNLNSSCQRGPDVFPFTGRKDSAFGTLSIHDALRSFSIRTFVASKDNAYNNEILQELLNSKESNFINTDYIL comes from the coding sequence ATGAATGTAATACCACAAGAATTCCAAATTACAAAACCGCTTATACAAGACACCTATTTAGTAAATGGTGAATTAAAAAAATGGACAGGGGAATTGACCCCTGTATATTCTACAATTTCTTCAACCGAGAAGTATGAACCAACATTGTTGGGCTCTATTCCTTTTATGGGCGAAGCAGAAGCTTTAGAAGTGGCAGAATCAGCAAGGGCAGCTTTTAATAACGGACAAGGTTTATGGCCAACCATGAAAGTTGTTGATCGGATTAAGTGTATGGAAAAATTTGTAGTCCAAATGAAAACAACCCGTACCGAAGTAGTTAAGCTTTTGATGTGGGAAATAGGAAAAACACTTGGAGATTCTGAAAAAGAATTTGATAGAACTGTAGAGTATATAAATGATACCATAGAAAGCTACAAAGAATTGCACAGTAGTTCAGCCCATTTTTCTAAAGTGCAAGGGATAAATGCTATGGTGCGTAGAGGACCTCTTGGGGTAGTTTTATGTCTAGGGCCTTATAATTATCCATTAAACGAAACATTTTCATTGCTTATTCCGGCATTAATTATGGGTAATCCTGTGATTTTTAAACCTGCAAAGCATGGCGTTTTATTAATTTCTCCATTGCTGGAAGCTTTTAAAAGTAGTTTTCCAAAAGGGGTAATCAGTATTGTTTATGGAAGAGGCCGTGAAATTGCCTCACCAATAATGAGATCTGGAAAAGTTGATATTTTGGCTTTGATTGGAAACAGTAAATCGGCTATCGCATTGCAAGACCAACATCCGAACAAAAACAGATTGCGTTTGGTGTTAGGATTAGAAGCCAAAAACCCAGCAATAATTTTACCGGATGCCGATTTGGATTTGGCAATCCAAGAGTGTATTACAGGAACTTTGTCTTTTAACGGGCAACGTTGTACCGCACTGAAAATTCTGTATGTGCACGAATCAATTGCGGAAGAATTCAACAGACGTTTTGCTGCCAAAGTAGATGCTTTATTATATGGGAATCCGTGGGATAAAGGAGTGTCATTAACACCATTGCCAGAAACCGAAAAACCAGCTTATATTCAGGAATTAATTGATGATGCAACTAGCAAAGGAGCACAAGTGATCAATGCAAAAGGAGGAGAGCGTACGGATAATTTTATATTTCCAGCAGTTTTGTTTCCTATAAATAAAGATATGCGTGTGTACCATGAAGAGCAATTTGGACCAGTTGTACCAATTTTGACTTTCAAGGACATTCAAGAGCCATTGAATGATATGGCTGAATCGAACTATGGGCAACAAGTGAGTTTGTTTGGCAAAAACATCAAAACCATTGCGCCACTTATAGATACCTTGGTTAATTTGGTATGTAGAGTAAACCTGAATAGTTCTTGCCAAAGAGGGCCGGATGTTTTCCCATTTACAGGAAGAAAAGACTCCGCTTTTGGGACATTAAGTATTCATGATGCTTTACGTTCTTTTTCTATAAGAACTTTTGTAGCCTCAAAAGACAATGCTTATAACAATGAAATTTTACAGGAATTATTGAATAGCAAAGAATCAAATTTCATTAATACGGATTATATATTATAA
- a CDS encoding rhodanese-like domain-containing protein: MNLTQEEWVSQFEADENAVILDVRTEDECDQGIIEGAINIDIHKGQEFIDAIEALDKSKSYYVYCRSGARSAKACEIMNELGIEHAYNLLGGIIEWEGDIV; encoded by the coding sequence ATGAATTTAACACAAGAAGAATGGGTTTCTCAATTTGAAGCCGATGAAAACGCAGTGATACTAGATGTAAGAACCGAAGACGAGTGCGATCAAGGCATAATCGAAGGTGCTATAAATATTGATATTCATAAAGGACAGGAATTTATTGATGCTATTGAGGCATTAGATAAAAGCAAAAGTTATTATGTGTATTGCCGTTCTGGAGCAAGAAGTGCAAAAGCCTGTGAAATCATGAATGAATTAGGTATAGAGCATGCTTATAATCTACTGGGTGGAATTATAGAATGGGAAGGCGATATCGTCTAA
- a CDS encoding Crp/Fnr family transcriptional regulator — protein sequence MPEQLKKIFPSFSNELIQEIKTNEVIKDFSAGEVIMRTGQYIKNTVLVTKGTIKVYREDIDGGEFFMYYLKPGQACALSMVCATKNEKSQIMAKVVENAEVIMLPLSLMDKWMMEHRSWYEFVISTYRNRFEEVLEVIDSIAFRAMDERLEFYLKRQVDVCGSKELKLSHQEIGSDLNTSREVISRLLKKMEQRGLVVLSRNQIEVLM from the coding sequence ATGCCAGAACAATTAAAAAAAATATTTCCATCCTTTTCTAACGAATTGATACAAGAGATAAAAACAAACGAAGTCATCAAAGACTTTAGTGCTGGCGAAGTTATCATGCGCACCGGGCAGTATATCAAGAATACAGTTCTGGTTACCAAAGGAACCATCAAAGTTTATCGTGAAGATATTGATGGTGGCGAATTTTTTATGTACTACTTAAAACCTGGGCAAGCATGTGCACTATCTATGGTTTGTGCCACCAAAAATGAAAAAAGCCAAATTATGGCTAAAGTTGTTGAGAATGCCGAAGTAATCATGCTTCCTCTATCCTTGATGGATAAATGGATGATGGAACATCGCAGTTGGTATGAATTTGTAATTAGTACCTACCGTAACCGCTTTGAAGAAGTACTGGAAGTTATTGACAGTATTGCTTTTAGAGCTATGGATGAACGTCTGGAGTTCTACCTGAAACGCCAAGTTGATGTGTGTGGCAGCAAGGAACTAAAACTTTCTCATCAAGAAATTGGATCAGATTTGAATACCTCCAGAGAAGTAATTTCAAGACTACTCAAAAAAATGGAACAAAGAGGTCTCGTTGTTTTGTCTCGCAACCAAATTGAAGTTTTGATGTAG
- a CDS encoding sulfite exporter TauE/SafE family protein → MEYFGYLASVIIGLSLGLIGGGGSILTIPILVYLFKIDPKLATTYSLFIVGITALSGCFSHYRMGNLKIKSALYFVVPSVFSILIIREVIFLKIPNVLFTINDFQITKNFLIMIIFAVLMMAASISMIRESNSQIKSSTTNFTQLSVIGAVVGIIIGFLGAGGGFLIIPALLFFANLPMKQAVGTSLLIIFINSSIGFIGDLYIGTPIDYPFLLEISSIAFIGMLIGSQLSKRMDGNKLKPLFGWFVLVMGIYILIKEIFLN, encoded by the coding sequence ATGGAATATTTTGGTTATCTGGCTTCTGTCATAATAGGTCTTTCGTTAGGATTAATAGGTGGTGGAGGATCTATTTTAACCATTCCCATATTGGTCTATTTATTCAAAATAGATCCAAAATTAGCAACTACATATTCACTGTTCATTGTGGGCATAACCGCTTTATCAGGATGTTTCAGTCATTACAGAATGGGAAATCTGAAAATTAAATCGGCATTGTATTTTGTCGTTCCTTCTGTCTTTTCCATATTAATTATCCGTGAAGTCATTTTTCTAAAGATTCCTAATGTACTTTTTACAATAAATGATTTTCAAATCACCAAAAATTTTCTGATCATGATTATTTTCGCAGTTCTTATGATGGCTGCATCTATTTCTATGATTAGAGAATCTAATTCTCAAATAAAATCTTCAACAACAAATTTTACTCAGCTTTCTGTGATTGGTGCTGTTGTTGGAATCATAATTGGTTTTCTTGGTGCTGGAGGTGGTTTTTTAATTATTCCTGCCTTACTATTTTTTGCCAATTTACCCATGAAACAAGCTGTAGGGACTTCATTATTGATTATTTTCATTAATTCCTCTATTGGTTTTATAGGCGACTTATATATTGGAACTCCCATAGATTATCCCTTTTTACTAGAAATATCGAGTATTGCTTTTATAGGGATGCTTATTGGATCTCAACTATCCAAAAGAATGGACGGAAACAAACTCAAACCTCTTTTTGGATGGTTCGTTTTGGTAATGGGAATCTATATCCTTATCAAGGAAATTTTCTTAAATTAA